In Citrus sinensis cultivar Valencia sweet orange chromosome 2, DVS_A1.0, whole genome shotgun sequence, a single genomic region encodes these proteins:
- the LOC102615471 gene encoding WAT1-related protein At5g40240-like isoform X2 — MERSNSYKDGLLFTAMVAVECTNVGLNILFKLAASKGMSYFVFVFYSYAATTIVLLFFPFIFRSNTASLPLLKFPVISRICLLSLVGMEKLAFRSLSTWAKILGTIVSVSGAMLVVLYKGPTIISTSSMPSQSLQWPLQSTQSRWVIGGILLLIENLLISVWYIIQTQIMKLYPAEFVVTLLYGLFATIISAPICFMGESNLSAWRLKPDVELASIVYSAFFGLTFSAVVHTFGLRMKGPVYTAIFKPLSIAIAAIMSFIFLGEALHLGSVIGGVIICVGFYAVLWGKANDEGGKNEDSCKITLLQSPSS, encoded by the exons ATGGAAAGGAGCAACTCATACAAGGATGGTCTGTTATTCACAGCCATGGTGGCAGTGGAGTGCACGAATGTAGGCTTGAACATTCTATTCAAGTTAGCCGCTAGCAAAGGAATGAGCTACTTTGTCTTCGTCTTCTATTCTTATGCTGCTACTACTATTGTTCTCCTCTTTTTCCCCTTCATCTTTCGCAG TAACACGGCGTCGCTTCCGTTGTTAAAGTTTCCTGTGATCTCCAGAATCTGCCTCCTTAGCCTCGTTGG GATGGAAAAACTGGCATTTAGGAGTTTAAGCACTTGGGCTAAAATACTTGGCACGATAGTATCAGTATCAGGAGCAATGCTGGTGGTTCTTTATAAAGGCCCAACTATCATATCGACTTCATCAATGCCTTCACAATCTCTTCAATGGCCTCTACAATCAACACAGTCAAGATGGGTCATCGGTGGCATATTGCTTCTTATTGAGAACCTACTTATTTCAGTCTGGTACATTATACAG ACCCAAATTATGAAGTTATACCCAGCAGAATTTGTCGTAACATTGCTTTACGGCTTGTTTGCCACAATTATATCTGCGCCGATATGTTTCATGGGAGAGTCAAATTTGAGTGCTTGGAGGCTAAAACCTGACGTAGAATTGGCTTCCATTGTATATTCG GCATTTTTTGGATTAACATTTAGTGCTGTTGTGCACACATTTGGCCTGCGCATGAAAGGCCCTGTGTACACAGCAATTTTCAAGCCTTTATCAATTGCCATCGCAGCCATTATGAGTTTCATATTCCTCGGCGAGGCTCTCCATCTAGGGAg CGTGATTGGAGGAGTAATAATATGTGTAGGGTTTTATGCTGTATTATGGGGAAAGGCTAATGATGAAGGGGGAAAGAACGAAGACTCTTGTAAAATCACATTGTTGCAAAGTCCTTCAAGTTGA
- the LOC102615471 gene encoding WAT1-related protein At5g40240-like isoform X1, protein MERSNSYKDGLLFTAMVAVECTNVGLNILFKLAASKGMSYFVFVFYSYAATTIVLLFFPFIFRSNTASLPLLKFPVISRICLLSLVGSSYQILGYTGIAYSSPTLASMISNLTPAFTFILAIIFRMEKLAFRSLSTWAKILGTIVSVSGAMLVVLYKGPTIISTSSMPSQSLQWPLQSTQSRWVIGGILLLIENLLISVWYIIQTQIMKLYPAEFVVTLLYGLFATIISAPICFMGESNLSAWRLKPDVELASIVYSAFFGLTFSAVVHTFGLRMKGPVYTAIFKPLSIAIAAIMSFIFLGEALHLGSVIGGVIICVGFYAVLWGKANDEGGKNEDSCKITLLQSPSS, encoded by the exons ATGGAAAGGAGCAACTCATACAAGGATGGTCTGTTATTCACAGCCATGGTGGCAGTGGAGTGCACGAATGTAGGCTTGAACATTCTATTCAAGTTAGCCGCTAGCAAAGGAATGAGCTACTTTGTCTTCGTCTTCTATTCTTATGCTGCTACTACTATTGTTCTCCTCTTTTTCCCCTTCATCTTTCGCAG TAACACGGCGTCGCTTCCGTTGTTAAAGTTTCCTGTGATCTCCAGAATCTGCCTCCTTAGCCTCGTTGG ATCCTCGTATCAGATTCTTGGGTATACAGGTATAGCATATAGCTCTCCAACTCTAGCTTCAATGATCAGCAATCTCACTCCTGCTTTCACCTTCATCCTTGCTATCATTTTCAG GATGGAAAAACTGGCATTTAGGAGTTTAAGCACTTGGGCTAAAATACTTGGCACGATAGTATCAGTATCAGGAGCAATGCTGGTGGTTCTTTATAAAGGCCCAACTATCATATCGACTTCATCAATGCCTTCACAATCTCTTCAATGGCCTCTACAATCAACACAGTCAAGATGGGTCATCGGTGGCATATTGCTTCTTATTGAGAACCTACTTATTTCAGTCTGGTACATTATACAG ACCCAAATTATGAAGTTATACCCAGCAGAATTTGTCGTAACATTGCTTTACGGCTTGTTTGCCACAATTATATCTGCGCCGATATGTTTCATGGGAGAGTCAAATTTGAGTGCTTGGAGGCTAAAACCTGACGTAGAATTGGCTTCCATTGTATATTCG GCATTTTTTGGATTAACATTTAGTGCTGTTGTGCACACATTTGGCCTGCGCATGAAAGGCCCTGTGTACACAGCAATTTTCAAGCCTTTATCAATTGCCATCGCAGCCATTATGAGTTTCATATTCCTCGGCGAGGCTCTCCATCTAGGGAg CGTGATTGGAGGAGTAATAATATGTGTAGGGTTTTATGCTGTATTATGGGGAAAGGCTAATGATGAAGGGGGAAAGAACGAAGACTCTTGTAAAATCACATTGTTGCAAAGTCCTTCAAGTTGA
- the LOC102609540 gene encoding WAT1-related protein At5g40240-like, with product MERSNSYKDGLLFTAMVVAECTNVGLNILFKLATNKGMSYFVFIFYSSATATLVLLLFPFIFRSNTASLPLLKFPVISRICLLSLIGSLLRILGYTGIAYSSPTLASMISNLTPGFTFTLAIIFRMEKLALRSLGTWAKIIGTVVSVSGAMLVVLYKGPTIISPSSTALQSLQWPLQSTQSKWVMGGLLLLMENLLISVWYIIQTQIIKLYPAEFVVTLLYCVFATIISAPICFLGESNLSAWRLKPDIELASIVYSAFFGLTFSTVVHTFGLHMKGPVYTAIFKPLSVAIAAIMSFIFLGESLHLGSVIGGVIICVGFYVVIWGKANDEEGENEDSSKISLLQSP from the exons ATGGAAAGGAGCAACTCATACAAGGATGGTTTGTTATTCACAGCCATGGTGGTAGCGGAGTGCACAAACGTAGGCTTAAACATTCTATTCAAGTTAGCTACTAACAAAGGAATGAGCTATTTTGTCTTCATCTTCTATTCTTCTGCTACTGCTACTCTTGTTCTCCTTCTGTTTCCCTTCATCTTTCGCAG TAATACGGCGTCGCTTCCTTTGTTAAAGTTTCCTGTCATTTCCAGAATCTGCCTTCTTAGCCTCATTGG TTCTTTGCTTCGGATTCTTGGCTATACAGGCATAGCATATAGCTCTCCAACTCTTGCCTCAATGATCAGCAATCTCACTCCTGGGTTCACCTTCACCCTTGCCATCATTTTCAG GATGGAAAAACTAGCATTGAGGAGTTTAGGCACTTGGGCTAAAATAATTGGCACAGTGGTGTCAGTATCAGGAGCAATGCTGGTGGTTCTTTACAAGGGCCCAACAATCATATCGCCTTCATCAACAGCTTTGCAATCTCTTCAATGGCCTCTACAATCAACACAATCAAAATGGGTCATGGGTGGCCTTTTGCTTCTTATGGAGAACCTACTTATTTCAGTCTGGTACATTATACAG ACCCAAATTATAAAGTTATACCCAGCAGAATTTGTCGTAACATTGCTTTACTGCGTGTTTGCAACAATTATATCTGCGCCGATATGTTTCCTGGGAGAGTCAAATTTGAGTGCTTGGAGGCTAAAACCTGATATAGAATTGGCTTCCATTGTCTATTCG GCATTCTTTGGATTAACATTTAGTACTGTTGTGCATACATTTGGCTTACACATGAAAGGCCCTGTGTACACAGCAATTTTTAAGCCTTTATCAGTTGCCATTGCAGCAATTATGAGTTTCATATTCCTTGGCGAGTCTCTCCATCTAGGGAG TGTGATTGGAGGAGTAATAATATGTGTTGGGTTTTATGTTGTAATATGGGGAAAGGCCAATGACGAAGAAGGGGAAAACGAAGACTCTAGTAAAATCTCATTGTTGCAAAGCCCttaa